Within Thermoprotei archaeon, the genomic segment GGGTATAAGATAATAGTCGCTGAACAAATTCACGAAGGTCTTTGGCGAATCATTTTAGAAAAATGATATTAACCTAGTGTGGTATATTTTTAGTGGGTAAAATGCTTACATATTTTGAGCTTGCCTCAAAAGTGATCTGCCCGACACTTAGAGCTATGGTAGCGTATAAGTTAATCAAAAATCATAATTTTACTCAGAAGGAGGTTGCTAATAAGCTTGGCATTAAACAACAGGCTATAAGTAATTATATGAGAGGTCTTAGAGGGCACATGGGGTATTTATCAGAACGTTTATCTAAAACTGAGAAAGCCATTGCGTGGACTGACCGTATTGTGCTATATATAATAAATGAACGAGAGAAGGTAGACCCGATAGATATTACAATATTGTTGACTGAAGCATGCAATGACATACTAAAGAGCCGAGCAATATGCGAAATACTCCCTAATGAACTGGTATGTACCGTGTGCAAGCAACAGCCTATAAATTGTCCTTATACCTTAAAGGTATAAGAATGCTAATTCCCAAGAGTAATTCCTATAGTTTAGTTAGAGATTGTATTCTAAATTTAAGCTATTAACTGAGCAATAGTTAAATACTGGTTTTTAAACCTTTGTTTAGGTGAGGTAAGCGTGAACAAAGGTGATTTCATATTAATAGATTACGTGGCACGCATAAAAGAAACAGGGGAAATACTAGATCTAACACTTGAGGAGGTTGCGAAAAAAGAAAAGTTCGCTAGATCAGATGGGATTTATGAACCAATGCTAGTGGTTGTTGGTAAAAACTGGGTGCCAAAAGGACTTGATGAAGAACTCGAAAAAATGAATGTCAACGAGAACAAAGTTGTTGAAATATCACCGGAGAAAGCATTTGGTAAAAGAGATCCCAAAAAGATAAAGATTGTAAGTGTTAGAGAGTTGCCAAAGGAGGGCGGACCCATAAGAGTTGGTTCAGTTGTGACTGTTGAGGGTTTAGAGGGTATCGTATTGAGCGTGGGTGGTGGAAGAGCCGTTATTGATTTTAATCATCCGCTTGCTGGAAAAACGATTGTCTATGAGGTAACAGTGCGTAATGTGATCGAAAAGCTTGAAGATAAAATAATGGCTCTTTTATCCAGAAGAATACGTGGGTTAGATAAGAGTAAAGTCCAAATAGAAAAAATAAATGACGAAGTAACAATCAGGTTACCTTCTGATATATTAACAGCAGAGAACATACAATATGCACTGAAAGGTGTAGCTGATGATATAAAAGAATTACTCCCAGAAATTCGTGCATTAAAATATTCAATAAGTTTTGAGTTGCAATTGCCTAAAACTACTGAAAAAATAGAAGAGCAAAAGAAAGAAGAAAAAGCACCAAGCGCTAGTGAAACTGTGACAACCGTAACACAACAGGAAACACAACAAGCTACATCTCAAAACACAACTTCTCAGCAATAAGCTAAAAGATTTCTTATTTCTACTTGTTTCTTTATTTAATTTTCGATAATTTAAGGATAATGAAGCAGAATTAAACGTGTAGCAAAGAACATTTAAAATGCATAATTAATATAAATTTTATTTCTGAAAGCTCAGTTCTTTGATAAACTTAAATCAACTATTAAGCATTTCTTAATTTGAGCGTGTCACTCAATAATGGAGCTATGAACGCACGTAAGCAGAATATTACACTTACCTCCACAACAGGAGTTGTCTTGACACATCCTGAACTCGCTATAATTAAGGGTTATTCTCAGAAGAACGGAGACTCCCCTTTAGTGTATAGGTATCAATGTACAATACGTTCTATAGTTACTTTTACGAATGTTTCGTTGTTATATGATTGTTTCTCTTTCCATACTTTTATTATCTTTATTTTATCACCTGGTTTTAAGCCTTCGGGTTTAAATAAATCGGCTGGTTGTAATTCGCTTGATACTGGTTGGGGTTGGAATGTTATTATTAATCCTTCTACAGCATATTTTGCCGGTATCATTAAAGTTATTGTTGCTTCTGCTACTTCTACTGCTACAACACCGTCTTCACTTATTAGGCATTTATGTTTCATTGGTCGTATTTTTAAGATCTCATAAATTCGTCCCACTTCTAGTTGTGAGTTTCCTGCGCATGCAGAGAAGAGTTTACAATTGCGACATTCA encodes:
- a CDS encoding helix-turn-helix domain-containing protein is translated as MLTYFELASKVICPTLRAMVAYKLIKNHNFTQKEVANKLGIKQQAISNYMRGLRGHMGYLSERLSKTEKAIAWTDRIVLYIINEREKVDPIDITILLTEACNDILKSRAICEILPNELVCTVCKQQPINCPYTLKV
- a CDS encoding FKBP-type peptidyl-prolyl cis-trans isomerase; translated protein: MNKGDFILIDYVARIKETGEILDLTLEEVAKKEKFARSDGIYEPMLVVVGKNWVPKGLDEELEKMNVNENKVVEISPEKAFGKRDPKKIKIVSVRELPKEGGPIRVGSVVTVEGLEGIVLSVGGGRAVIDFNHPLAGKTIVYEVTVRNVIEKLEDKIMALLSRRIRGLDKSKVQIEKINDEVTIRLPSDILTAENIQYALKGVADDIKELLPEIRALKYSISFELQLPKTTEKIEEQKKEEKAPSASETVTTVTQQETQQATSQNTTSQQ
- a CDS encoding UPF0179 family protein, coding for MGKKIITLVGPGMARIGEKFIFTGPVDECRNCKLFSACAGNSQLEVGRIYEILKIRPMKHKCLISEDGVVAVEVAEATITLMIPAKYAVEGLIITFQPQPVSSELQPADLFKPEGLKPGDKIKIIKVWKEKQSYNNETFVKVTIERIVH